Proteins co-encoded in one Lineus longissimus chromosome 11, tnLinLong1.2, whole genome shotgun sequence genomic window:
- the LOC135495518 gene encoding protein-glutamine gamma-glutamyltransferase K-like isoform X5 yields MGCIPSKISRPRPGRDDHAPRPRPDPDRGSFVPRSDPDENKPDASRRESTPEPLTEGILKTVNVNVNAESNRKAHHTDEYEVLNLVVRRGQAFEITVTYDRAINDATDEIKFIFQTGDNPKVSKDTEIHVTPGKSVKNSEWGAQRVGDSGNDVTYKLMTPANAVVDEWSMIVQTIFDHKNEKMNRYRYKVKDTFYVLFNAWCKEDTVYMANEEERQEYVLEQIGLIWRGSAGANGPMMWNYKQFDDVCLDGSLFLLKKSGLSVQARSNPALTCRALSQMANSNDNDGGVLSGNWSGNYLKGIAPSTWQGSGSIMEQYMRTKSDVKWAQCWVFSGLLTTLCRAIGIPTRSVTNFESAHDIDSSMTIDTHYDSVTLKALGGAMDDSVWNFHVWNESYMKRLDLPDGYDGWQAHDSTPQEVSEHLMRCGPAPVIAIKNGDVHINYDSKFVFAEVNGDRVSWIVEPDGNMIAAQSEIDTVGKEISTKAVGRRARNDVTHEYKHAEGSEAERAAVDKAMKYSSRREFLKIDESKNDCAMTLDVRSEPKADITAMIRVTNNSNEERNVKLNIQAVASYYTGMTGEDLKTVNRNLIIAAKGNDKYEMKIPAAEWINTIDADATVKVFVTGNVSETGQVMTKQKAAALDKPELDVTATPPSVTAGEEFEVTASFTNHLDIPVNKGVFTMEGPGSQRSFDVEAKKSIAPGEKVTGKAKFTPRFAGKKEVVVGFNSRQLTGISGATSVVVKKK; encoded by the exons ATGGGTTGCATACCATCTAAAATCTCTAGGCCCAGACCAGGTCGAGACGACCACGCCCCTCGGCCTCGGCCTGACCCTGATCGGGGTAGCTTTGTACCTAGATCCGATCCTGACGAAAACAAACCTGATGCCTCCAGACGCGAGAGTACACCAGAACCATTGACCG AGGGCATCCTGAAGACCGTGAATGTCAACGTGAACGCGGAGAGCAACAGAAAAGCGCACCACACTGACGAATATGAGGTGCTAAACCTGGTTGTGAGGAGAGGTCAGGCGTTCGAGATCACCGTCACCTACGATAGGGCGATCAACGATGCGACGGACGAGATCAAGTTCATCTTCCAAACAG GTGACAACCCAAAGGTCAGCAAGGATACCGAGATCCATGTTACCCCTGGCAAGTCTGTCAAAAACTCCGAATGGGGCGCCCAGCGCGTGGGCGATAGCGGAAATGACGTTACATACAAGTTGATGACGCCAGCCAACGCCGTCGTGGACGAATGGTCGATGATTGTGCAGACGATCTTTGACCATAAGAATGAGAAGATGAACCGTTACCGCTACAAGGTCAAGGATACATTTTATGTCCTCTTCAACGCTTGGTGCAAAG AGGATACAGTCTATATGGCCAACGAAGAAGAGAGACAAGAGTACGTGTTGGAGCAGATTGGTTTGATATGGAGAGGCAGCGCCGGGGCTAACGGGCCCATGATGTGGAATTATAAACAG TTTGACGATGTGTGCCTGGATGGTTCCCTTTTTCTTCTCAAGAAGAGTGGTCTTTCCGTACAGGCAAGATCTAATCCGGCCCTCACCTGTAGGGCACTCTCTCAGATG GCGAACAGTAACGACAACGACGGAGGTGTCTTGAGCGGTAACTGGTCCGGTAACTACCTTAAAGGTATCGCCCCATCCACCTGGCAGGGCTCGGGGAGCATCATGGAGCAGTACATGAGGACCAAGTCGGACGTCAAGTGGGCGCAGTGCTGGGTCTTTTCTGGACTTCTCACAACGC TGTGTCGGGCTATTGGCATCCCAACCAGGAGTGTGACCAACTTTGAGTCAGCTCACGACATCGACTCTAGCATGACCATCGACACACATTATGACAGTGTTACTTTGAAAGCGTTGGGAGGTGCCATGGACGACTCGGTATG GAACTTCCACGTATGGAACGAATCTTACATGAAGCGTCTTGATCTTCCCGATGGTTACGATGGATGGCAGGCGCATGACTCCACACCGCAGGAAGTCAGCGAGC ATCTCATGCGCTGCGGTCCAGCGCCCGTTATCGCCATCAAAAATGGTGACGTTCATATCAACTACGACAGCAAGTTCGTCTTCGCTGAGGTGAATGGTGACCGTGTGTCTTGGATCGTGGAGCCAGATGGTAACATGATTGCCGCCCAGTCTGAAATTGACACGGTCGGGAAGGAGATAAGTACCAAGGCTGTGGGAAGGAGGGCAAGGAATGATGTGACTCATGAGTACAAGCATGCCGAAG GGTCGGAGGCAGAGAGAGCTGCCGTTGACAAGGCGATGAAATACAGCTCCAGGAGAGAGTTCCTCAAGATAGATGAATCTAAGAATGACTGCGCCATGACACTGGATGTCAGATCGGAGCCGAAAGCTGACATTACTGCAATG ATCCGAGTCACCAACAACAGCAACGAGGAGAGGAACGTCAAGTTGAACATCCAGGCGGTGGCATCGTATTACACCGGAATGACTGGAGAGGACCTGAAGACGGTCAATAGGAACCTCATCATTGCCGCCAAAGGAA ACGACAAGTACGAAATGAAGATTCCAGCGGCCGAGTGGATTAACACTATAGACGCTGACGCGACAGTGAAGGTGTTTGTGACAGGAAATGTGAGCGAGACAGGCCAGGTGATGACTAAACAAAAGGCTGCTGCTCTTGACAAGCCGGAGCTGGATGTCACG GCGACCCCGCCGTCCGTCACCGCTGGCGAGGAGTTTGAAGTGACCGCGTCGTTCACCAATCACCTGGATATCCCCGTCAACAAGGGGGTGTTTACCATGGAGGGACCGGGTTCACAGAGATCATTCGATGTTGAAGCCAA GAAATCCATTGCACCAGGTGAGAAGGTGACAGGAAAAGCAAAGTTCACCCCACGATTTGCCGGAAAGAAAGAGGTCGTTGTTGGTTTCAACTCCCGCCAGCTGACCGGTATCAGCGGGGCCACGTCGGTTGTCGTCAAGAAGAAGTAG